The segment TGCAATAATTAGACCCGGCTACGTGCCGTGTATCCGGAAACATCCCCTTTTGAAGCACCCTTACAAACGGCTCATCCTTAAATGTCTCGTTATAAAGCTCCATCACCTCGTCAATGGATATATCCTTTTTAAGCTTTGCATACACTGTGCTCAACATCCCGCGATTTACGGGGATAAGGTGAGGGGTGAAGTTTATCCTTACATCGGAGGCCGTTATGGCTGAAAGCTCCTGCTCTATCTCCGGCGTGTGTCTGTGCGTACTCACACCGTAGGCTTTAAACCCATTGTTGACCTCACAGAAGGAAAAGGCAAGGTCAGCCTTACGTCCCGCCCCTGAAACCCCCGACTTAGAATCAATCACTATATCTGTAGTACTGACAATGTCTTGCTTAAGGGCAGGGTACAGAGCTAAAACTGCCGATGTAGGATAACACCCTGGATTGGCAATAAGCTGTGCCTCTTTTATAGATTCTCTATAAAGCTCAGGAAGCCCGTAAACGGCAGATGACAGAGCTCTATGATAATTATGTTTTTCTTTATACCATTTTTCGTAAACAACCGGGTCTCTGAGCCTGAAATCAGCCGATAAATCTATAATCCGCTTACCCCGTTCAAATAAAAAATTCACCGCCTCCTGAGAGGCTCCGTGAGGTAGGGCAAGGAAAAACACGTCGCCCTTATCTATAAGGGCTTCCATGTTGAGAGGTTCTAATATTAACCCACGAAAACGTAATAAATGCGGGAACAAATCAGTAGCAGGTTTGCCGGCTGACTTTTCTGATGTTGCCGCCACTACACCGGCATCAGGATGATTGCCAAGCAACCTTAAAAGCTCTGCGCCGGTGTATCCACTGGCTCCGCAGATTACAACATGTAACATTATCTCTTAGAGAACTGGAAGCGTTTTCTTGCGCCCTTCTGGCCGTATTTCTTTCTTTCCTTCTCTCTGGGGTCTCTTGTGACAAGACCTTCTTTTTTAAGTTTAGGTCTCAAATCCGAATCGGACTTCATCAGGGCTATTGTAATACCGTGTCGTACCGCACCGGCCTGCCCTGCCGGGCCCCCGCCGGTAACCTTTGCCTGCACATCAAACTTGCCGACCATGCCGGTGATTTCCAGCGGCTGTTTTATTATCATTCTCAGTGTCTCTCTGGAAAAGTAGTTCTCAAAAGTCCTTGAGTTAACTGTAATCTCTCCGGTTCCTTTCTTTAAAATGACACGGGCTACAGAGGTCTTCCTCTTACCGGTAGCCGCATACTTTATATCTGCCATCTTTTGTGTCTCCTTATACTATAAGTTTAAAAGTT is part of the Nitrospirae bacterium YQR-1 genome and harbors:
- the argC gene encoding N-acetyl-gamma-glutamyl-phosphate reductase, whose product is MLHVVICGASGYTGAELLRLLGNHPDAGVVAATSEKSAGKPATDLFPHLLRFRGLILEPLNMEALIDKGDVFFLALPHGASQEAVNFLFERGKRIIDLSADFRLRDPVVYEKWYKEKHNYHRALSSAVYGLPELYRESIKEAQLIANPGCYPTSAVLALYPALKQDIVSTTDIVIDSKSGVSGAGRKADLAFSFCEVNNGFKAYGVSTHRHTPEIEQELSAITASDVRINFTPHLIPVNRGMLSTVYAKLKKDISIDEVMELYNETFKDEPFVRVLQKGMFPDTRHVAGSNYCNIGLSINANKTLIVVSAIDNLLKGASGQAVQNMNIMFGFKETTALDSLSPVMP
- the rpsI gene encoding 30S ribosomal protein S9, with amino-acid sequence MADIKYAATGKRKTSVARVILKKGTGEITVNSRTFENYFSRETLRMIIKQPLEITGMVGKFDVQAKVTGGGPAGQAGAVRHGITIALMKSDSDLRPKLKKEGLVTRDPREKERKKYGQKGARKRFQFSKR